CGAAACGAGTATGTGGCCGTCAGAGATGATATAATCATTTGCCTCTACTAATTGAAATGTTTCCAAGTTAACCATAACTTCAATTGATTTCTTGGGAGCTTCAGCGCCTGCTTGAGTCTTTAGTTCTTTTTCATTAAGTAATATATTGATCTTTTTCGGTGCGCTTGTGGCTGTAAAAGTCATGAATACGCTCAAAAACGTCAAAGCAAGGGTAACAACCATAATCTTCTTCACTTTGTCCACATCCTCCTATTGGTAAATGACTCATGCTCTTAATCAACTCTCATAGTACCATTTTATTCAATTAAAGGTAATATACTTCTATTCCATAACAAAAAAGAAGCCACCTCCCTGGCCTTCCCCAGTTCAGTGACTCCATTTTATTCTAACCCCTACATTTAACTACTCCTTAACAGCACCAACCACGATCCCCGTTACAAAGTACCGTTGCAGGAACGGATACACAAGCAGGATCGGCAGCGCGCTAATAAAGATCTGCGAAGCCCGAATGGTCCGTTGGGACAGGTTCTTCACCGCTTCTGGATCAAGCTTCGACATATCGGCCTGCACGATGATTGTCTGCATGAAAGTCGCAAGTGGCAGCTTTTCCGCATCACGGATGTAGATAATCCCATCAAAAGTATGCGTTCCAATGCCCAACCATCATGAAGAGTGAAACCGTTGCAATAACAGGTACGGAGACCGGCAGATAGATTTTGATAAACGTCTGGAAATGTCCTGCGCCATCGATAAATGCAGCTTCCTCCAGATCCTTTGGAACGGTACGGAAGAAATTCAGCAACAGAATGATGTTGAACACCGCAACCAATCCTGGCAAGATCAAAGCCAGCAATGTGTTCATCAGTCCCAGCTTCAGAATCAGGATATACCCCGGAATGAGGCCACCGCTGAACAACATCGTGATGACAAAATACCACAGATAGATGTTACGTGCACGGAACACCCGCGTCTCCTTGGAGAGCGCATAGGCTGCAATCGTATTAACGATTAACGCAAGTCCTGTACCCAGTACCGTCCGCTCCACGGATACCCATAAGGAGGAGAGGAAGTTGGTATTGGCAAATGTCTTCGCATATGCCTCCAGTGTAAATCCAATCGGCCAGAACGTGACGAGACCAGCATTCGCAGGTGCAGATGCGCTAAGAGATACCATGAGCAAGTGATACAAAGGCAGCAAGCAGAGCAGTGAAAGAATGGTCAGAAATACATTGTTGAATATGCTAAATATGCGGTAAGGCATCGTTTTATGATACATTTGTTCGTCCTCCTCTCTAGAAAATTCGGTATCCGGCGAATCGGTAAGCCAGTCGGTACGAGATCACAATCAGGATCAGGCTGATGACCGATTTGAACAGATTCACAGCGGTAGCGAAACTGAACTGTCCACTAAGCAGACCTTCTCTATACACAAACGTATCGATAATATCTCCTTGTTGGTAAATCAACGGACTATATAAGTTAAAGATCTGGTCAAAGTTGGCGTTAAGCACATTCCCCAGTGCCAAGGTTGCAATGACGATCCCAATCGGAATAAGAGCCGGGATGGTAATATACATCGTTTGCTTCCAGCGTCCTGCGCCGTCCACCTCAGCCGCTTCATAGAGTGAAGGGTTGATGCCGGACAGTGCCGCGAGGAAGATGATTGTGTTGAATCCAAACTCTTTCCAGACATCACTCGCAATAATCGTGAATCGGAACCAGCTGCCATCCCCCAGGAAGAAGATCGGCTTGATGCCAAATACCGATACCAGGAACTGATTGACAATACCCGTCTGGGCCAGAATGTCGATCAGGATGCCTGATAACGTAACCCAGGACAGAAAGTGAGGAAGATACACAAGCGTCTGAATCGTTCTTTTCAGTGCCATCTTCCGTACCTCGTTGAGCAATAAGGCAAAGACAAACGGAATAATCAGATTCATGACAATCTTCGTGCAGGCAAAAAATAGCGTGTTCCACGTAATTTGCAGGAAGTAATCATTTTCCCACATGTACCTGAAGTGCTTTAGTCCTACCCATTCGGAATTGAAAAATCCCAGTGCAGGTTTATAATCCTGAAATGCCATCAAAATCCCGGACATCGGAATGTATGAAAATATAAAGACCATAATGGCCGCCGGCAACACCATGAAGTGCAGAATCCATGGCTGTTTATAGCGTTTTTTTCTCTTTTTATCCAGCTTGTTCCCAACGTTTGCCTGCGGGACCCGCTTACCCTCCAATTTAGCCTCCATAGCACTGCTCCTGTTCCCAAAAAAAGTTTTTGTGTGTGATGGGGTTCTCTGATATAAATAGTATCAAGCCATACTGAGGTCTGCTATATAACATTGTTAGGCTTGATAGTGTTTTGTTAGGGCCATCCTAGGAAGAGGTTAATTTACACACGAATTTAAAGGAGACTTTTCATGTATATATGGAAGCGCTTAATGCCTTTTCAAAATAAAACCAGATCCCGATTCAGTCTATTCGCCAAAATAAACTTGTTAATTGTGGTCTTATTCATCCCCATTCTGATCATGTACACCTACTCGAATAACGTCACCTATGATGTCGTCAGCAAAGAATTGCAGATCTCCAACACAAAACAACTTACGTTTCTGTCCAGTCAGATCGACTCCCGTATCAATCAGATGATGGATTTCAGCCTGATTCTCTCCCGAGATCCGAATGTCAGAGCCTTCAACGGCCTGAACATGTGGGATGATCGATATGACCGGATGCAGACCCGTTATGTGATTCAGGAGAAAATGACGCTTCAGACGAGCGTTACCGATATATGGCCTACCCGATATGCGGTGTATTCACAGCAGAATGAGGATGTCATCGCCAACTACAATCGAACTACCGGATATGATGAGGCGTATTTGAAAAAAAATATGAGCGGACAATGGACCTATGGGGACCAAAGTGCCGAATCACAAGATGAGATGAAATCCTTCTACTGGTTCTTTACGGACTCCCTTGCCCAACCAGGAATGCTCACTGGAAGCAATCTGGTGATTGAAGCCAGCTTCAGCTATGAGAACATTCAGAATATGCTGGATACGTATAAAGCAGGCGGACAAGGTGATCCTTTCTTATATCACAAAGGAAATGCACCCATTCTGAATCGCAGCGCGGACAAACAGTTATCCGCAGCACTCACTCAGTATCTGGATACGCACTCGCCAGAGGATACCACACAGGACGTGGTCGAACTGAACGGAAAGAAATATCTGGTTAGCTCCGTGAAGTCCACCTATCTGGATTGGCATCTGGTTGACGTCATCCCGCTGTATCAGATTTTGAAACCCATCTCGCTCAGTCAGAATCTGTTCTACACCTGTATGATTTTGCTGCTGGTGGTGGGTATCTCTGCGTCAATCCTGCTGTACCGGAATGTTCAATATCCGATCAAAAAACTGATCAAAGGTTTACGCCGTGTAGAGCAAGGGGATTATTCTGTCCGACTGTATAGCAAAAACCAGAATGAGTTCTCATTCCTGTTCCGCCGATTCAACGATATGTCCCATCAGATTCAGGATCTGATCGAGAATGTGTTCCATGAGAAAATTAGAGCCAGGGAAGCTACGCTGAAGCAATTACAAGCGCAGATCAATCCGCATTTCCTATATAATTGTCTAGGTTATATCATCAACATGGCCCAGATGAAGGACGAGCAAGCCGTGGTCTCCATGGCGCATAACCTAAGTGCGTATTATCGCTACACCACCCGTATGGAACGGGAGACGTCGTCGCTACAAGAAGAGATCAAGCTGCTGATCAACTATCTGGATATCCAGAAGCTGCGTAATGGTCGCATTGAGTATCACATTGATATCCCTGAGGATATGCTTGCCCAGTCGGTGCCACGATTAATGCTTCAACCGATGGTCGAGAATTCAGTCATACATGGTGTGGCGAAATCCTACTCTTCCGGGGAAATTCGAATTACCGGGGAGCGCTTGAATGGTTTTGGCAGAATATACATCGACGACGATGGTCCCGGCTTAAGCCCGGAACAGTACGAGGCATTGAACCTGAAGATGCAGGAACCTTTACAAGAAGAAATGGGCTGCGGCCTTTGGAATACGCACCAACGAATCACGCACCTGTTCGGCAGTCATTCCTACCTCCTATTCGGCCCATCTCCACTTGGCGGATTCCGAACCGAAATCATCTGGGAGTTACCGAAAGAGGACACCGATTCCGATAAAGGAAATACCGATACAAATTGATACTATACTAACGATAAGTTGACATTTGATTTTGAACGAACCATTTACACGTGAACGCAGAGGACAGAAAAAACCTGAAGAAACGAAGTGTTCGCCTTTATCCCCAGATTTTCACCTTTATAAAAGTGATTCAGAAAATCTGGGGGTAACAGCGATCGGAAGGTTGTTCTGTCATCGGAGTGGCAAGTGTAAATACGCCTTAGTTCAACCACCAAGGGAGACAAACACAATGCAAATGATGATCGTAGACGATGAAGCACACTGGGTCGATAACCTGTCCATGACCAAGCCCTGGCACACGCTGGGGATCGAACATGTGCATAAAGCATACTCGGCACACGAAGCACTACAAATGATCGACACTCACCCCATCGATATCGTGATCTCAGACATTCAGATGCCTGAAATGACAGGTATTGAACTAATCGAACGCATCCGCATCCGGGACAAAAAAATAAAATGTATTCTGTTATCCGGCTATTCCGAATTTGATTACGCCAAAAAAGCCATCCAGTTCGAGGCCGTGGACTATCTGCTCAAGCCCCCGACTGACGATGAATTAATGGGTGCCGTTCAGAAGGCCATCGATCAATTGAATAACGAATGGGAACTTGTCAGTTCATTGACACGAACGCAGTTTACCTTGCGAGAGAATCTCCCCCATTTGCGGGGACGACTGCTCCTAGGAGCTTTACAGGGACAACGAATCGCCGCTGCGGAATGGGATCGGAAGCTCGCCAATTACGCTCTGCCCTTTCATACCGGGGATGCTGCTTTAATGCTGGTACGTCTGGAAGAAGAATTCGGACACTATGACAGCAATGATCAGACCCTGATCGAATATGCGATCATCAACATGGCGGAAGAGATTATGGGTGAGTTTATGGAAGTGTGGGGCGTCAAGGAGGAGCACGGATATCTGGTGTTTTTGCTACAGCTGAAAGAACGGAAAGGCGATATTGGTAAAGAAACCATTCTGGAGAAGCTTTCGATTCAGCTTCAATCCAAAGTAAAACAGTTTCTGAAAGGCTCCCTCTCCATCGTTATCACCGAGTGGTTCACCTTTCCGGATCAGCTTTACGATCGCTTCCGTCAGGCTTCCGCCTATTTCAGGCAGATCGTCGGAGACGAACGTGAATTCGTCATGCGTGTCAGCGATGTCGAGACACCTGCGGCACAAGGTCCCTTAGATGTACTATATACCCCGCCAACGTTTATTAGTCTGCTAGAAAGCGGACAGTGGGAAGCCGCCGAAGAGAAAATCCTCGCGGTCTGCGCAGAGCTGGATGAGAAATGGTCGGAATCATGGGAGCACTGCATGGAGGCAGGTTTTCTCATTACGGCTTCATTCACCAACATCGCCCACCGGAACAAACTGACTCTGACCACTTTAATGGGCAATGATGTTGAGGATTTGCAAAGTGGCGAAGTTTTCGCTACCATCAGCAAATTGCGGAAATGGTCGCTCAGCGTGCTGGGCAAACTCAAGGAAGGTACGTCCAACGAGATCAAAGACATCCGTTCCGAGTATGTGAAGAAGATTCAGGATTTTACAGATAAGAACCTGCATCTGGATGTATCTTTACGTGTGCTCGCTGACCATGTCAATCTGCACCCGACCCATTTGTCCAAAATCTATAAGATCGAAACCGGCGAAGGCATCAGTGATTATATCTCGCGCCTGCGCATGGATCGGGCCTGCCACAAGCTGGTCACGACCACCAAAAAAGTGTACGAAATCAGCATGGAGATTGGCTATATGGACCCGGCTTATTTTATCAAAGTGTTCAAGCGTCAATTCGGCGTTACGCCGCAAGAATATAGAGACCAGCATAAATAACATGACTGAAAAACGTTCTTTTGGAACATTCACTAATAGAGTCCTATCGAAACTAAAAAACTCATATAGATGCACTCCCGCACAAATTGGTACAGTTACACTGTAAAGATCATACACCGTAGGGGGATTGAACAATGATCAAATTCAAAAAAACATGGTGGTCACTGCTCATGGTTATCACGCTCATCACGATCACTGCGTGCGGCAGTGGCGAGACAGCCAGTGACAATGGTAATAATACGCCGGGAACTGTCGGCTCAGCTGAAGCAGAAGCTGCTTTTGCTAAAGGAAAATATGATCCACCGATCGAGTTCAGTTCGGTATTGATGCCGAAGAAATACGTGCAAGGAGATACCAAAGAAAATAACGTGCACGATCGCTGGATGCTCGAAACGCTGGGTATGAAGCATAAAGATACCTGGTATCCAGCCAATGACGATCAATACAGACAAAAGCTGCAACTGGCTATCGCCTCTGGTGAGAAACTGCCTGATTTCGTAACAGTACCTACCAATGCGGTATTGACCAATCAGCTGATCGACTCCGGTCAATTCATCGCAATTGATGAGTTGTTCGACAAGTACGCGAGTCAGACCCTGAAAGATCACGCAGCAGCACATCCTGAACTGTGGTATCCGTTCACCAAGGACGGCAAGAAATACAACATGCCGATCATGGAGTACACCGATAACGACGATACACTGCTCTGGCTCCGCGAGGACTGGATGGAGAAGCTGAACCTGGAAGCTCCGAAAACCATCGCAGACCTTGAGAACATCATGGACAAATTCAAGAACGAGAACCCGGACGGTCTGTCTCCAGACAAAGTATTCCCGCTGGCGATCTCGCTGAAAAATAACACCAACACCTGGATGGGTCAGCTCGACTGGTTGTTCGGTGCATACGGCACAATCGAGGAGCAATGGAACAAAGACGCAAACGGCAATCTCGAGTACGGCTCCGTTAACCCGGGTGCCAAACAAGCCCTTGCCAAGCTGGCTGAATGGATGGATAAAGGTTATATCCACGCTGACTCGGCTCTGTGGGACGAAGGCAAATCCGCTGAAAGCTGGACAGCTGGCAAAGCGGGCATTCTGCCTGGCGCAAACTGGGTACCGGACTGGCCTGCACCTGACCTGTTGAAGAACGTACCTGGCTCAAAGTATAAAGCTTACCCTGTTCCAGCTGGCCCAGACGGCAAGATCGGTACGAAGTGGCAGAACTCTGGTGTCAACGCAAGTATCATGATCAACAAGGATGCGAAGCATCCAGAAGCCATCTTCCTGTACTACAACTACTTGCTCGATAACCTGGCTAACCCGAAAGCGGGCAGTGAGTATGAATACGGCTTCGCCAAAGGTTACGACTGGGATATCATTGACGGACAACCGACCAGTGACAAAGAGAAGATCAAAGACTTCTCCAACGAATTCCCATTCCTGACCGGCCCAGCACGTATCCCGGATCTGTACATGAAAACACTCGTGAAGCTGGCAAACGGCGAGAAGCCTGAAACACCTTACGAGAAACAAATGGCCGAATTCCGTAAACCGGAAAACTGGTATGCAGGTAAAGTCGTGATGTCCCAGATCGACGTCCGTAAACAAAACTATTTCACTGGCGCTGCAACACCAACCATGGTATCCAAATGGAACCTGCTCCGCCAGTCTGAGATGGAAACCTTCAACAAAATCATCTACGGCAATCTGCCTATTGATGCCTTTGACCAATTCGTCGCCAACTGGAAATCCAATGGCGGTGACCAGATCACGCAAGAGGTGAATGATTGGTTTAAATCGGTAAGTGCGAAGTAAGAATTGGATTTTGGAAAATAAAGAGTAAACAAAACAAGCCGAAGCGGTAAGATCTACGCTTCGGCTTGTTTTTTAGGTAGATATTGAGGTCGCTTCCCCT
The nucleotide sequence above comes from Paenibacillus sp. W2I17. Encoded proteins:
- a CDS encoding sensor histidine kinase, producing the protein MYIWKRLMPFQNKTRSRFSLFAKINLLIVVLFIPILIMYTYSNNVTYDVVSKELQISNTKQLTFLSSQIDSRINQMMDFSLILSRDPNVRAFNGLNMWDDRYDRMQTRYVIQEKMTLQTSVTDIWPTRYAVYSQQNEDVIANYNRTTGYDEAYLKKNMSGQWTYGDQSAESQDEMKSFYWFFTDSLAQPGMLTGSNLVIEASFSYENIQNMLDTYKAGGQGDPFLYHKGNAPILNRSADKQLSAALTQYLDTHSPEDTTQDVVELNGKKYLVSSVKSTYLDWHLVDVIPLYQILKPISLSQNLFYTCMILLLVVGISASILLYRNVQYPIKKLIKGLRRVEQGDYSVRLYSKNQNEFSFLFRRFNDMSHQIQDLIENVFHEKIRAREATLKQLQAQINPHFLYNCLGYIINMAQMKDEQAVVSMAHNLSAYYRYTTRMERETSSLQEEIKLLINYLDIQKLRNGRIEYHIDIPEDMLAQSVPRLMLQPMVENSVIHGVAKSYSSGEIRITGERLNGFGRIYIDDDGPGLSPEQYEALNLKMQEPLQEEMGCGLWNTHQRITHLFGSHSYLLFGPSPLGGFRTEIIWELPKEDTDSDKGNTDTN
- a CDS encoding sugar ABC transporter permease; this encodes MVLPAAIMVFIFSYIPMSGILMAFQDYKPALGFFNSEWVGLKHFRYMWENDYFLQITWNTLFFACTKIVMNLIIPFVFALLLNEVRKMALKRTIQTLVYLPHFLSWVTLSGILIDILAQTGIVNQFLVSVFGIKPIFFLGDGSWFRFTIIASDVWKEFGFNTIIFLAALSGINPSLYEAAEVDGAGRWKQTMYITIPALIPIGIVIATLALGNVLNANFDQIFNLYSPLIYQQGDIIDTFVYREGLLSGQFSFATAVNLFKSVISLILIVISYRLAYRFAGYRIF
- a CDS encoding response regulator; translated protein: MQMMIVDDEAHWVDNLSMTKPWHTLGIEHVHKAYSAHEALQMIDTHPIDIVISDIQMPEMTGIELIERIRIRDKKIKCILLSGYSEFDYAKKAIQFEAVDYLLKPPTDDELMGAVQKAIDQLNNEWELVSSLTRTQFTLRENLPHLRGRLLLGALQGQRIAAAEWDRKLANYALPFHTGDAALMLVRLEEEFGHYDSNDQTLIEYAIINMAEEIMGEFMEVWGVKEEHGYLVFLLQLKERKGDIGKETILEKLSIQLQSKVKQFLKGSLSIVITEWFTFPDQLYDRFRQASAYFRQIVGDEREFVMRVSDVETPAAQGPLDVLYTPPTFISLLESGQWEAAEEKILAVCAELDEKWSESWEHCMEAGFLITASFTNIAHRNKLTLTTLMGNDVEDLQSGEVFATISKLRKWSLSVLGKLKEGTSNEIKDIRSEYVKKIQDFTDKNLHLDVSLRVLADHVNLHPTHLSKIYKIETGEGISDYISRLRMDRACHKLVTTTKKVYEISMEIGYMDPAYFIKVFKRQFGVTPQEYRDQHK
- a CDS encoding ABC transporter substrate-binding protein, yielding MIKFKKTWWSLLMVITLITITACGSGETASDNGNNTPGTVGSAEAEAAFAKGKYDPPIEFSSVLMPKKYVQGDTKENNVHDRWMLETLGMKHKDTWYPANDDQYRQKLQLAIASGEKLPDFVTVPTNAVLTNQLIDSGQFIAIDELFDKYASQTLKDHAAAHPELWYPFTKDGKKYNMPIMEYTDNDDTLLWLREDWMEKLNLEAPKTIADLENIMDKFKNENPDGLSPDKVFPLAISLKNNTNTWMGQLDWLFGAYGTIEEQWNKDANGNLEYGSVNPGAKQALAKLAEWMDKGYIHADSALWDEGKSAESWTAGKAGILPGANWVPDWPAPDLLKNVPGSKYKAYPVPAGPDGKIGTKWQNSGVNASIMINKDAKHPEAIFLYYNYLLDNLANPKAGSEYEYGFAKGYDWDIIDGQPTSDKEKIKDFSNEFPFLTGPARIPDLYMKTLVKLANGEKPETPYEKQMAEFRKPENWYAGKVVMSQIDVRKQNYFTGAATPTMVSKWNLLRQSEMETFNKIIYGNLPIDAFDQFVANWKSNGGDQITQEVNDWFKSVSAK